In the genome of Fusobacterium necrogenes, one region contains:
- a CDS encoding tyrosine-protein phosphatase yields MIDIHSHILFGVDDGAIDIEESLSLARQAVAVGYTDIVCSSHYLIGRFENQNYNENFETLKNRLLEEKIPLNIHKGNEFALDMGFFEHEGKINSMAGSKYLLVELKRELIFVACKAFFKEILAKGYIPIFAHVERYPQIKISEFRELVEMGVVLQMNLKAVANPKHKVRYLLENGYISIIATDSHRIGKRDYNVGEYLKNLERYLGKEFFRLLMEVNPRKVIESKEIVTVIKYEGDSDEKKKTNGIGNVFSDLFNELFERFFYSS; encoded by the coding sequence ATGATTGATATTCACTCACACATACTTTTTGGGGTAGATGATGGTGCAATAGACATAGAAGAAAGTCTAAGTCTAGCAAGGCAAGCAGTAGCTGTTGGATATACGGATATTGTTTGCTCTTCTCATTATTTGATAGGAAGATTTGAAAATCAGAATTATAATGAAAACTTTGAAACTTTAAAGAATAGACTTCTAGAAGAAAAAATTCCTTTAAATATTCACAAAGGAAATGAATTTGCTTTAGATATGGGATTTTTTGAACATGAAGGAAAAATAAATAGTATGGCAGGAAGTAAGTATCTTCTTGTGGAACTAAAGAGAGAGCTTATATTTGTAGCTTGTAAAGCTTTTTTTAAAGAGATTTTAGCTAAAGGGTACATTCCTATTTTTGCCCATGTAGAAAGATATCCTCAAATTAAAATATCTGAGTTTAGAGAATTAGTAGAGATGGGAGTAGTCTTACAGATGAACTTAAAAGCAGTAGCTAATCCTAAACATAAAGTGAGATATCTACTAGAAAATGGTTACATCTCAATAATAGCAACAGATAGTCATCGTATTGGAAAAAGAGATTACAATGTAGGCGAGTATCTAAAAAATTTAGAGAGATATTTAGGTAAAGAGTTTTTCCGACTCCTTATGGAAGTGAATCCAAGGAAGGTAATAGAGAGTAAAGAGATAGTTACGGTAATAAAATATGAGGGAGATAGTGATGAAAAGAAAAAAACTAATGGGATTGGTAACGTTTTTAGCGACTTGTTCAATGAGCTATTCGAGCGATTTTTTTACTCTAGCTGA
- a CDS encoding TolC family protein — protein MKRKKLMGLVTFLATCSMSYSSDFFTLADVLERVKESNPQVRAQKMNEESKRELKEKAWKNLVLPPVDLSNEESWEMIEKEGIGINQLSVTMPIFSGGKIVNTYNKTKNQYEIAKKDSELVGIAAQEAAVAKFFEALNYKKQIEITDKAIEALEKQKERVADLYNNGKLVPKSELLKIEADIENNRGINLENKQKEEASLGELARILNYPLSSPLELKDFDPVQFLEEKAHVTEENKTPVENTLLGSKEALKLESANYDVKIAKADLYPMIYTRYTLRYKGTNDYGELYDYPKEHRDLFEIGFRWVLSWGATLDNVKAQKYLYEKAKIEYEDNLKGISLDMKNKLGEIKALYGKSLAMEKRANLLQENMDIDSMRYENELLTTFDYLNSVNSFREAQEDYYELQRKLVLAVIEYENLYR, from the coding sequence ATGAAAAGAAAAAAACTAATGGGATTGGTAACGTTTTTAGCGACTTGTTCAATGAGCTATTCGAGCGATTTTTTTACTCTAGCTGATGTATTAGAAAGAGTTAAGGAGAGTAATCCACAAGTAAGAGCTCAAAAGATGAATGAGGAAAGTAAAAGAGAGTTAAAAGAGAAAGCTTGGAAAAATTTGGTATTACCACCAGTAGATTTATCGAATGAAGAAAGTTGGGAAATGATAGAAAAAGAGGGAATAGGAATAAACCAATTATCTGTAACAATGCCTATTTTTAGTGGTGGAAAGATAGTAAATACTTATAACAAGACAAAGAATCAATATGAGATAGCAAAAAAGGATAGTGAGCTTGTAGGAATAGCAGCTCAAGAAGCAGCTGTAGCAAAATTCTTTGAAGCCTTAAACTATAAAAAACAGATAGAGATAACTGATAAGGCGATAGAGGCACTAGAAAAACAAAAAGAAAGAGTAGCCGATCTATATAATAATGGTAAGTTAGTACCTAAGTCTGAACTTTTAAAGATAGAGGCTGATATAGAGAATAATAGAGGTATTAACCTGGAAAATAAGCAGAAAGAGGAAGCTAGTTTAGGTGAGTTAGCAAGAATTTTAAATTATCCACTAAGTAGCCCATTGGAATTAAAAGATTTTGATCCAGTACAATTTTTAGAGGAGAAGGCTCATGTCACAGAAGAGAATAAAACTCCTGTTGAAAATACCCTGTTAGGATCAAAAGAAGCATTGAAATTAGAGAGTGCTAATTATGATGTAAAGATAGCTAAAGCTGATTTATATCCTATGATTTATACAAGATATACTTTGCGTTATAAAGGGACAAATGATTATGGAGAGCTATATGATTATCCTAAGGAACATAGAGATCTATTTGAAATAGGATTTAGATGGGTTCTATCTTGGGGTGCGACTTTAGATAACGTAAAAGCACAGAAGTATCTCTATGAGAAAGCTAAAATAGAATATGAAGATAACTTAAAAGGAATATCGCTAGATATGAAAAATAAGTTAGGAGAGATAAAGGCACTATATGGAAAATCTCTAGCTATGGAGAAAAGAGCCAACTTACTTCAAGAGAATATGGATATTGACAGCATGAGATATGAAAATGAATTACTTACGACTTTTGACTATCTAAACTCTGTAAATAGTTTTAGGGAAGCTCAAGAAGATTATTATGAATTACAAAGAAAGCTTGTATTAGCGGTAATAGAGTATGAGAATCTGTATAGATAG
- a CDS encoding efflux RND transporter periplasmic adaptor subunit produces the protein MEKGMAKKIAIAAVVVVLAGVGVYKMNILGTTQVKVARIEVGDLSDMNLYTGMVVPGEVKPVYISAPAVIERILVKNGEEVTKDTELILFSNKSIMENDKALRVNELDIQNVKLQIADLDSGSMKLELDNRELEIKNLEEKIKADMRKLPVITEEARTLQKRAEAYMQLLAKDGVSATEASRVNTESGRKQVELEDLKTDLELNRQKHQLMVVSYESLKRELNIEEAKLRSNLEKLELENETLKIREKQLKQPLKAGVDGVVVGVDVQEGSVTQPGERLLAVSTNGGNRVNVEVPLYQSSTITKGQPAVIVSRDSDGDKRYKGKVEKVSTAAVDSKYSKTKEKVIQVEVSIDEENDLRPGFIADVEISGQAKTSVPVVNSFSVLEEDGEYFVYINDEGRARKQKVSVGARTVNSYEILDLPLGTQVVVNPFKVRNGEKIRVVE, from the coding sequence ATGGAAAAAGGGATGGCAAAGAAGATAGCGATAGCAGCTGTAGTTGTTGTATTAGCAGGTGTTGGAGTCTATAAGATGAATATCTTAGGAACTACTCAGGTGAAGGTAGCAAGAATTGAAGTAGGAGATCTTTCAGATATGAATTTATATACTGGTATGGTGGTACCTGGAGAGGTAAAGCCTGTCTATATATCAGCTCCAGCAGTAATAGAGAGAATCTTGGTAAAAAATGGAGAAGAAGTTACAAAAGATACAGAGCTTATACTCTTTAGTAATAAAAGTATAATGGAAAATGATAAGGCTCTTAGAGTAAATGAGTTAGATATTCAAAATGTAAAATTACAAATAGCTGACTTAGATTCTGGTTCAATGAAATTAGAACTAGATAATAGAGAGTTGGAGATAAAAAACTTAGAAGAGAAGATAAAGGCTGATATGAGAAAGCTTCCTGTAATAACAGAAGAGGCTAGAACCCTTCAAAAAAGAGCAGAGGCTTACATGCAACTTTTAGCTAAAGATGGAGTGTCAGCAACTGAGGCAAGTAGAGTAAATACAGAATCAGGAAGAAAGCAAGTAGAGTTAGAAGATTTAAAAACTGACTTGGAGTTAAATAGACAAAAGCATCAACTCATGGTAGTGAGTTATGAGAGCTTAAAAAGAGAATTAAATATAGAAGAGGCAAAGCTGAGATCGAATCTTGAGAAGTTGGAGTTAGAAAATGAGACTTTAAAGATTAGAGAAAAGCAGTTAAAGCAACCATTGAAAGCTGGAGTAGATGGAGTTGTAGTAGGTGTTGACGTACAAGAAGGAAGTGTGACTCAGCCTGGAGAGAGATTATTAGCGGTATCTACAAATGGAGGAAATAGAGTAAATGTAGAGGTGCCACTATATCAATCTTCGACTATTACAAAGGGACAGCCAGCTGTTATTGTATCTAGAGATAGTGATGGAGATAAGCGATATAAAGGGAAGGTAGAAAAAGTTTCTACTGCTGCTGTAGATAGTAAGTATTCTAAGACTAAGGAAAAAGTAATCCAAGTAGAGGTATCAATAGATGAAGAAAATGATTTAAGACCTGGATTTATAGCTGATGTTGAGATAAGTGGGCAAGCTAAGACATCTGTACCAGTTGTAAATAGTTTTTCAGTCTTAGAAGAGGATGGAGAGTATTTTGTCTACATAAATGATGAAGGAAGAGCAAGAAAGCAAAAGGTAAGTGTAGGGGCTAGAACAGTAAATAGCTATGAGATTTTGGACTTACCACTAGGAACACAAGTAGTAGTAAACCCATTTAAAGTAAGAAATGGAGAAAAAATAAGGGTTGTTGAGTAG
- a CDS encoding ABC transporter permease has product MKMIFWFAYKMLLGNSKRAIFPLLGVIGGITALIMSFSLGAGGEKIISTNLSAIGSNRIMIGGQEMSARDMQIIENYPFVEYTLFPGARENSGNNIFIGYSQKALMALGLRNLGDREVILDKNQFPDKQPGDRVDLVTEMGTRSFIVAGIYEEQNPFELMKQGNRIIVSQGYFERLFGRYRYNELIVSFDKGEDAEDLIPLLLRKFNEDRRSYGQVRLLETPEVYKRIVKIQKIVRNTLGILSFISLCIGGFGIMNLIAGGVRARTGHIGILRAMGMSKKDIIKIFLAEGIIISIIGSFLGVIIGIIGAVMSGKLIMIPPEFNILQILLALIVSLVFGIVMGVYPAKKAGDISITDALRDI; this is encoded by the coding sequence ATGAAAATGATATTCTGGTTTGCGTATAAAATGCTTTTGGGGAATAGTAAAAGAGCTATATTTCCACTTCTAGGGGTAATAGGAGGAATTACAGCACTTATTATGTCATTTTCTTTAGGAGCTGGAGGAGAAAAAATAATTTCTACAAATCTTTCAGCTATAGGGAGTAATAGAATAATGATAGGTGGACAAGAGATGAGTGCAAGGGATATGCAGATAATAGAGAATTATCCCTTTGTAGAATATACACTCTTTCCTGGAGCTAGAGAAAATAGTGGAAACAATATATTTATAGGATATTCTCAAAAGGCACTTATGGCATTGGGGCTTAGAAATCTAGGAGATAGAGAGGTTATATTAGATAAAAATCAATTTCCAGATAAGCAACCAGGTGATAGGGTAGATCTAGTTACTGAGATGGGGACAAGAAGTTTTATAGTAGCTGGGATTTATGAGGAACAAAACCCTTTTGAACTGATGAAGCAGGGAAATAGAATAATAGTCTCACAAGGATATTTTGAGAGGCTGTTTGGAAGATATAGGTACAATGAGTTAATTGTATCTTTTGATAAAGGCGAAGATGCTGAAGATTTGATTCCTCTTCTTTTGAGAAAATTTAATGAAGATAGAAGAAGTTATGGACAAGTAAGATTACTTGAGACCCCAGAGGTCTATAAAAGAATCGTTAAGATACAGAAAATAGTAAGGAATACATTAGGGATTTTATCATTTATATCCCTGTGTATAGGTGGATTTGGTATAATGAACCTTATAGCGGGAGGAGTAAGAGCTAGAACAGGTCATATAGGCATTTTGAGAGCCATGGGAATGTCTAAAAAAGATATTATAAAGATATTTTTAGCTGAAGGTATAATTATCTCTATAATAGGTTCATTTTTGGGAGTTATAATAGGTATAATTGGTGCTGTTATGAGTGGAAAACTCATAATGATACCACCAGAATTTAATATTTTACAAATTCTGTTAGCTCTAATAGTCTCTTTGGTATTTGGAATAGTAATGGGAGTTTATCCTGCAAAAAAAGCTGGGGATATATCTATCACAGATGCATTAAGGGATATTTAG
- a CDS encoding DNA-binding protein has protein sequence MKTNNEWKSKHDFKLECEEYLRKKLDGCSDFEKKLMEELEARYGYWVTVKTAMEIIGRSRSTIYKYKDDNSFIYKQNERKILIYTRSLIFVL, from the coding sequence ATGAAAACAAACAATGAGTGGAAAAGTAAGCATGACTTTAAGTTAGAGTGTGAGGAGTATTTGAGAAAAAAATTAGATGGATGTAGTGATTTTGAGAAGAAACTTATGGAAGAGTTAGAGGCAAGATACGGGTATTGGGTGACAGTTAAAACTGCAATGGAAATCATAGGTAGAAGTAGAAGTACTATCTATAAGTATAAAGATGATAATAGCTTTATTTATAAACAGAACGAAAGAAAGATTTTGATCTATACTAGAAGTTTAATATTTGTATTGTAA
- a CDS encoding APC family permease, translated as MDKEREYGLFTAIAMIVGIVIGSGIFFKSDNILVYTNGSIVKGVAVFVIAAIGIIFGSLAIAVLATKTTKPGGVITYADEYAGTKVAGAFGWFQVLIYYPALLSVVSWIVGVYMCMLMGWEATPERMAIIGTIAFLGCFLINYFSALLGGFFQNFTTISKVILIGVLAIAGFKYGDPSIIYAKELSATGSSLAWLGALAPIAFSYDGWVVSTSISHEIKNSKRNLPIALIVGPIFVLIAYVLYFIGISILVGPQRIMELGDAHVNEAVTMLFGTAGAKIFLIFIIFSVLGTLNGFTLGFLRMPYSLAIRKMFPMADKVGYLEEGHHVPKFSAKIAFVITMVFIVINYVVQKYDLIPNSDISEIPIVASYILYIILYFCVIKLYKRGEVDGFIKGIIIPSVAILGSLIIIIGGLQNPMTFIYLGICAIVIVIAMLYLKKS; from the coding sequence ATGGATAAAGAGAGAGAATACGGACTTTTTACAGCTATTGCTATGATAGTAGGGATAGTAATAGGATCAGGAATATTTTTTAAAAGTGATAATATTTTGGTGTATACTAATGGAAGTATAGTAAAAGGAGTAGCAGTTTTTGTAATAGCGGCTATTGGAATAATATTTGGGAGTTTGGCAATAGCTGTTTTAGCAACTAAGACAACAAAACCTGGAGGAGTTATTACCTATGCAGATGAATATGCTGGGACAAAGGTAGCTGGAGCTTTTGGTTGGTTTCAAGTACTTATCTATTATCCAGCATTGTTATCGGTGGTATCGTGGATAGTTGGTGTATATATGTGTATGCTTATGGGGTGGGAAGCAACTCCAGAAAGAATGGCAATTATAGGAACAATAGCGTTCCTAGGTTGTTTTTTAATCAACTATTTTTCAGCCTTATTAGGAGGTTTTTTTCAAAACTTTACTACTATATCTAAGGTAATTCTAATAGGAGTTTTGGCAATAGCAGGTTTTAAGTATGGGGATCCCAGTATCATATATGCTAAAGAGTTATCAGCAACTGGAAGTTCATTAGCTTGGTTAGGAGCATTGGCTCCTATAGCTTTTTCATACGATGGTTGGGTTGTCTCTACTTCTATATCTCATGAGATAAAAAATTCAAAAAGAAATTTACCAATAGCTCTTATAGTTGGACCGATATTTGTATTGATAGCTTATGTATTATATTTTATTGGAATAAGTATATTAGTGGGACCACAGAGAATAATGGAGTTAGGAGATGCTCATGTAAATGAAGCTGTAACTATGTTATTTGGAACTGCTGGAGCAAAGATATTTTTAATTTTTATAATATTTTCAGTATTAGGAACACTCAATGGATTTACACTTGGTTTTTTGAGAATGCCATACTCTTTAGCAATAAGAAAGATGTTTCCTATGGCAGATAAGGTAGGATACTTAGAAGAAGGACACCATGTTCCTAAATTTTCAGCTAAAATTGCATTTGTAATTACAATGGTATTTATAGTAATTAACTATGTAGTTCAAAAGTATGATTTAATACCTAATTCAGATATTTCAGAAATACCTATAGTAGCTAGTTATATTTTATATATCATTCTCTATTTTTGTGTGATAAAACTTTATAAAAGGGGAGAGGTAGATGGTTTTATCAAGGGAATAATAATACCATCCGTAGCTATCTTGGGATCTTTAATAATAATAATAGGTGGACTTCAAAATCCGATGACATTTATATATTTGGGGATATGTGCAATAGTAATAGTTATAGCTATGTTATATCTAAAAAAAAGTTGA
- a CDS encoding glycosyltransferase family 52, translating to MERVFLYDMDRVLLIFLLLSDLEKDNITYITYEGKEKILEKLTGRKIILEKSRMYAKNPKFNRFKMASYIGDIRHDLAPLLKRIESGESQLYGMDNLELGRRVFYKEKINVIEEGTLNYMPYKAAPSGMKEKIQDIIAKLYGIGERKVLMGYGDRCKKIYLTSSLCEKIPQGLENKAEVIDLQELWNKKSENEKRLIKDVFSFNEEIFQKVDGETVMIFTQPISEDGIVSEERKIELYTKVLAKYPNKSIIIKPHPREKTDYSKYFKECYVMKEKYPVELLSVMGIKLERVVTLFSTAVFGFGKDVAIDFYGTEVDDKLFERFGSCDSIMVRNAEL from the coding sequence ATGGAAAGAGTATTTCTTTATGATATGGATAGAGTTCTTCTCATATTCTTACTTTTATCAGATTTAGAAAAAGATAATATCACGTATATAACTTATGAAGGAAAAGAGAAAATCTTAGAAAAGTTAACTGGAAGGAAGATAATCTTAGAAAAGTCTAGAATGTATGCTAAAAATCCCAAATTTAATAGATTTAAGATGGCTAGCTATATAGGAGATATAAGGCATGATTTAGCACCACTTCTAAAGAGGATAGAAAGTGGTGAGAGTCAACTTTATGGAATGGATAATCTAGAATTGGGAAGAAGGGTATTCTATAAGGAAAAAATAAATGTAATAGAGGAAGGAACTTTAAATTATATGCCATATAAGGCAGCTCCTAGTGGAATGAAAGAAAAGATACAGGACATTATAGCCAAACTCTATGGAATAGGAGAAAGAAAAGTATTGATGGGCTATGGAGATAGATGTAAAAAAATCTATCTCACATCTTCACTTTGTGAAAAAATACCTCAAGGGCTTGAAAATAAAGCTGAGGTAATAGATCTTCAAGAGCTATGGAATAAAAAGAGCGAAAATGAAAAGAGATTGATAAAAGATGTTTTTAGTTTTAATGAAGAGATATTTCAAAAGGTAGATGGAGAAACAGTAATGATTTTCACTCAGCCTATATCAGAAGATGGAATAGTATCAGAAGAAAGAAAAATAGAACTATATACTAAAGTATTAGCTAAATATCCCAATAAGTCTATTATAATAAAACCTCATCCAAGAGAAAAAACAGATTATTCTAAATATTTTAAAGAGTGTTATGTGATGAAAGAGAAGTATCCAGTGGAACTTTTAAGTGTTATGGGAATAAAATTAGAAAGAGTGGTTACTCTTTTCTCTACAGCTGTATTTGGTTTTGGAAAAGATGTAGCAATAGATTTTTATGGAACAGAGGTAGATGATAAACTCTTTGAAAGATTTGGAAGCTGTGATAGTATAATGGTAAGAAATGCAGAGCTTTAA
- a CDS encoding flippase — translation MSSGGKITKNIAWLMFDQVFILLLQFLVGIKIANYYGAELYGKYNYAVSLVAFSAILFELLNSRVIKKYYTEDNFNNIIFNVNFFRNSMAGIIIFIPIILKFTVGMDNLLFYMLLLICLDNILTTATYGIENFFEFKLESRRIVISNNIVKIISYSLQYVGMLYGMGIVVVPAIRCIGSLIRMGILKLQYRRIYLSKLSNIERRIDKNLLYQIIDEGKFLWITYISFLVYTQVDRLMIKYYMGVVDVGIYTIGVQLSTILAILLGPVQNSLFPKMMELYRKDYKEYYQFYLFSNTLVTQFYFIITLVSIFVVKYTFGYVYAQEYSPAIEVYIILAASIFIKANGSLQTGHMTLKNITKKSFYKTLISLMINIILNVLLIPKYGINGAAIATLITQFTALFLIDFFITEYREQAWIQLKSLNTFYLLKEIWRRYKK, via the coding sequence ATGAGTAGTGGAGGAAAAATAACTAAAAATATAGCTTGGCTTATGTTTGACCAAGTATTTATACTATTGTTACAATTTTTAGTAGGAATAAAAATTGCCAATTACTATGGAGCAGAACTCTATGGAAAATATAATTATGCTGTATCTCTAGTAGCATTTTCAGCAATACTATTTGAGTTGCTCAACAGTAGGGTAATAAAAAAGTACTATACGGAGGACAACTTCAATAATATTATCTTCAATGTGAATTTTTTTCGTAACAGTATGGCTGGGATAATAATATTTATACCTATAATTTTAAAATTTACAGTTGGTATGGATAATCTTCTTTTCTATATGCTACTGCTTATCTGTTTGGATAATATACTTACTACGGCAACTTATGGGATAGAAAACTTTTTTGAGTTTAAGCTGGAATCTAGAAGAATAGTTATCTCAAATAATATAGTAAAAATAATATCTTACTCTCTTCAATATGTGGGAATGTTATATGGAATGGGGATAGTAGTTGTTCCTGCTATAAGGTGTATAGGTAGCCTTATAAGAATGGGGATATTGAAACTTCAATATAGAAGAATCTATCTATCAAAACTTTCAAATATAGAGAGAAGGATAGATAAAAATCTACTCTATCAAATAATAGATGAGGGGAAATTTTTGTGGATAACCTATATATCATTTTTAGTCTATACTCAAGTGGACAGACTTATGATAAAATACTATATGGGAGTAGTAGATGTAGGGATATATACAATAGGAGTACAGCTCTCTACTATCTTAGCCATACTTTTAGGTCCTGTACAAAATTCACTTTTTCCTAAGATGATGGAGCTGTATAGAAAGGATTATAAGGAGTATTACCAATTTTATCTTTTTTCTAATACTCTAGTGACACAATTTTATTTTATAATAACCTTAGTATCAATATTTGTAGTAAAATATACCTTTGGATATGTATATGCACAGGAATATAGTCCAGCTATTGAGGTTTATATTATTTTAGCAGCATCAATATTTATAAAAGCCAATGGTTCATTGCAAACTGGACATATGACTCTTAAAAATATTACTAAAAAAAGTTTTTATAAAACTCTTATAAGCCTCATGATAAACATAATTTTAAATGTTCTTCTTATACCTAAATATGGAATAAATGGAGCAGCAATTGCTACTTTAATCACTCAATTTACAGCACTGTTTTTAATAGACTTCTTTATAACTGAGTATAGAGAGCAAGCGTGGATTCAATTAAAATCACTTAATACCTTCTATCTTTTAAAGGAGATATGGAGAAGATATAAAAAATAG
- a CDS encoding acylneuraminate cytidylyltransferase family protein: MYKGKRILGIIPARGGSKGIPSKNIIEIYGKPLIQYSIECANSSKYLDRTVISTDDLEIKAVAEKFGGDVPFMRPAELAQDTSKTIDAVVHAINWLKEHGEEYDYLVLLQNTVPLRKGWHIDEAIEKLFESDEKSLVSVTEVDENPVLMRTINEDGTVKNLLSLNSTMRRQDFPKFYRVNGAIYIQELNKDFGLDTSLNDGRLAYVMNEKYSVDIDTYLDIKKIEYYLEQELNGNNT; this comes from the coding sequence ATGTACAAAGGAAAGAGAATATTAGGGATAATACCAGCTAGAGGTGGAAGTAAGGGAATACCTTCTAAAAATATAATAGAGATATATGGGAAACCACTTATACAATATTCAATAGAGTGTGCTAACTCATCAAAATATTTAGATAGGACAGTTATTTCCACTGATGATTTAGAGATAAAAGCTGTGGCAGAAAAATTTGGAGGAGATGTTCCTTTTATGAGACCTGCAGAGTTAGCTCAAGATACATCTAAGACAATAGATGCAGTGGTACACGCTATAAATTGGCTAAAGGAGCATGGAGAGGAGTATGATTATCTAGTATTACTTCAAAATACTGTACCTCTCAGAAAAGGTTGGCATATAGATGAGGCAATAGAAAAGCTTTTTGAAAGTGATGAAAAGAGCCTTGTAAGCGTTACAGAAGTTGATGAGAACCCAGTACTTATGAGAACTATTAATGAAGATGGAACTGTAAAAAATCTTCTTTCTTTAAATAGTACAATGAGAAGACAGGATTTTCCAAAATTCTATAGAGTAAATGGAGCTATATATATTCAAGAGTTAAATAAGGATTTTGGATTGGATACAAGTCTTAATGATGGTAGGCTTGCCTATGTGATGAATGAAAAATACTCAGTAGATATAGATACGTACTTAGATATCAAAAAGATAGAATATTACCTAGAACAAGAATTAAACGGAAATAATACATAA
- a CDS encoding FMN-binding protein, protein MDVEKIRKISVIAFIVVGLACIFVEKANAPKEYTGVGEGLYDNINVRILAKRNSKGEVRISDVKYTHGDTPEIADPAIGQLITRLKSTQDISKLDIVAGASYSSEGFITAIEDAISKVE, encoded by the coding sequence GTGGATGTTGAGAAAATTAGAAAAATTTCTGTGATTGCTTTTATTGTAGTTGGATTGGCGTGTATATTCGTAGAAAAAGCTAATGCACCAAAAGAATATACGGGTGTAGGAGAAGGCTTATATGATAATATCAATGTGAGAATACTTGCTAAGAGAAATTCTAAAGGAGAAGTTAGAATCTCAGATGTTAAGTATACTCATGGTGATACGCCAGAGATAGCTGACCCAGCTATTGGACAGTTGATTACAAGATTAAAATCAACTCAAGATATTTCAAAGTTAGATATAGTAGCAGGAGCAAGCTACAGTTCAGAAGGATTTATAACGGCTATAGAAGATGCTATATCTAAAGTAGAGTAA